A genomic region of Vitreimonas flagellata contains the following coding sequences:
- the smpB gene encoding SsrA-binding protein SmpB has protein sequence MAKKKDTDNRKLVAENRRARFDYLIEETMEAGIQLLGTEVKALRAGRANIAESYAAPEKGELWLVNAHIPEYAPAAQFNHEPRRRRKLLVKGRELKKLMGAVERDGRTIAPLKLYFNERGVAKLEIALAKGKKAHDKREASKDRDWKRQQGRLLRDRG, from the coding sequence ATGGCGAAGAAGAAGGACACCGATAATCGCAAGCTCGTGGCCGAGAACCGCCGCGCACGCTTCGATTATCTGATCGAAGAGACGATGGAAGCCGGCATTCAATTGCTCGGCACCGAAGTCAAGGCGCTGCGCGCTGGGCGCGCGAATATCGCCGAGAGTTATGCCGCGCCAGAAAAGGGCGAACTCTGGCTGGTCAACGCGCACATTCCCGAATACGCGCCCGCCGCGCAATTCAATCACGAGCCTCGGCGCAGGCGTAAGCTCTTGGTCAAAGGGCGCGAATTGAAGAAGCTGATGGGTGCGGTCGAGCGCGACGGCCGCACGATTGCGCCGCTCAAACTCTATTTTAATGAGCGCGGCGTCGCTAAACTTGAGATTGCGCTCGCCAAGGGCAAGAAAGCCCACGACAAGCGCGAAGCGTCGAAAGATCGTGATTGGAAACGCCAGCAGGGGCGATTGTTACGGGACCGGGGCTGA
- a CDS encoding tetratricopeptide repeat protein encodes MKRAAAGLLVLALAACGPSDPLVLAEQRTGACATSAFENQRMLACSAIIADPASSPEQRVQAFINRGVERARLGEHGRAVADFGRALRIDPQNANAYLQRGIVHQDRGAFDSAVASYDSALDLDPGLDIAWQRREEAMGYTVEPWRGELNMLNQALLRDPNNVELLNNRCWTRAVNGDDLDLALADCNAALAREPRYSAVLDSRGLVYLKRGDYARALADYEAALAIEPNNGHYLYGRGLTHRAMGRKDLADADMRQAETMEPGIGVQYATYNLSL; translated from the coding sequence ATGAAACGGGCGGCGGCTGGGCTTTTGGTGTTGGCGCTCGCCGCGTGCGGACCTAGCGATCCGCTTGTGCTGGCCGAACAGCGAACTGGCGCCTGCGCGACGAGCGCGTTCGAAAATCAACGCATGCTTGCGTGCTCGGCCATCATCGCCGATCCCGCCAGTTCGCCAGAGCAACGCGTGCAAGCTTTCATAAATCGTGGCGTGGAGCGTGCGCGTTTGGGTGAGCACGGGCGCGCGGTCGCTGATTTTGGTCGGGCTCTGCGCATCGATCCGCAAAACGCCAACGCCTATTTGCAGCGCGGCATCGTCCACCAGGATCGCGGCGCCTTCGACAGCGCCGTGGCAAGCTATGACTCCGCACTCGATCTCGATCCGGGTCTCGATATCGCCTGGCAACGTCGCGAAGAAGCGATGGGCTATACGGTCGAGCCGTGGCGCGGAGAGCTCAACATGCTGAACCAAGCGTTACTGCGCGACCCGAACAATGTCGAATTGCTCAACAATCGTTGCTGGACGCGGGCAGTGAACGGCGATGACCTCGATCTCGCGCTGGCCGATTGCAACGCAGCGCTTGCACGCGAGCCGCGCTACAGCGCCGTGCTCGATAGCCGGGGTCTCGTTTATCTAAAGCGCGGCGACTACGCGCGGGCGCTTGCAGACTATGAGGCCGCGTTAGCGATTGAGCCGAACAACGGACATTATCTCTATGGTCGTGGCCTCACGCATCGCGCGATGGGGCGAAAGGACTTGGCCGATGCGGATATGCGCCAAGCCGAAACGATGGAACCCGGCATCGGCGTGCAATACGCAACGTACAATTTGTCACTCTGA
- a CDS encoding ATP-binding protein, with protein sequence MMRVFGCVFEQHDLWLVGVAALVCVLSWAGALMVLERAKVATARIRMLWLLLAGVAAGGGTWATHFVAMLAYQPQMNLGFDLATTVISALIAVTGAWGAFEIASRHLTARPAIAAGAAMSLTVTGLHYIGMAGVVAIQREWAWDLIVASVLISTAAFIVAFTLLERAKGLRGKVFLGLAFVGGVVALHFTGMGALTVAPDPFADAADVLNRGELAEAIVIGAMIMLFVAAVFSFLDRRLAAERLAGAERVQRLADAALEGILLHDDTKVFDVNGRFCALLGFEPSDLIHTPIFDLIAPHSRPDLADARAGRREYPVEAVLLGKHGPVDVEVHSRLFNAAEGLYVTAVRDVSMRRRAERAEQADVAKSQFLANMSHELRTPLNAIIGYSELISEESEEAPTREDAQRILRSARHLLQLLNEVLDLSKIEAGSMEMMVEECDLSAMAGDVSDTMRAVASARGNTLVVSLSPGLKPVQADAFRLKQCLLNLTSNAAKFCENGVITIAVKQSVGCTEIAITDTGIGMTDEQVKRLFQPFTQADASITRKYGGTGLGLSITQRLMRLMGGEVEVVSAPGKGSTFSLILPRQAEGVAHAPVALAS encoded by the coding sequence ATGATGCGTGTTTTCGGCTGCGTTTTTGAGCAGCACGATCTGTGGCTCGTTGGCGTTGCAGCACTTGTCTGTGTGCTGAGTTGGGCGGGCGCTCTGATGGTGCTTGAACGCGCCAAGGTGGCGACGGCGCGCATCCGCATGCTTTGGTTGTTGCTCGCGGGCGTGGCCGCGGGCGGCGGCACGTGGGCGACGCACTTCGTCGCCATGCTCGCATACCAGCCGCAAATGAATTTGGGCTTTGACCTCGCCACGACCGTAATCTCTGCCTTGATCGCGGTGACAGGCGCCTGGGGCGCTTTTGAAATTGCATCTCGTCATCTGACGGCGCGCCCCGCGATTGCGGCGGGCGCTGCGATGTCGCTCACCGTCACAGGCCTGCACTATATCGGTATGGCCGGCGTGGTGGCCATCCAGCGCGAATGGGCCTGGGATTTGATCGTGGCCTCCGTCTTGATATCGACGGCGGCCTTCATCGTAGCCTTCACGCTGTTGGAGCGCGCAAAGGGTCTGCGCGGTAAGGTGTTTCTTGGGCTCGCGTTCGTGGGCGGTGTCGTCGCGTTGCACTTCACGGGCATGGGCGCGCTCACCGTGGCGCCGGACCCGTTTGCCGATGCAGCGGACGTGCTCAATCGTGGTGAGCTGGCCGAAGCCATCGTGATCGGCGCGATGATCATGCTGTTCGTCGCCGCGGTATTTTCCTTCCTGGATCGCCGCTTGGCCGCGGAAAGGTTGGCGGGCGCCGAGCGCGTACAGCGCCTTGCGGACGCCGCACTTGAAGGCATTTTGCTGCATGACGACACCAAGGTGTTCGACGTCAATGGGCGCTTCTGCGCGCTGTTGGGTTTTGAGCCGAGTGATCTCATCCATACGCCGATCTTCGATCTGATCGCGCCGCATTCGCGTCCGGACTTGGCCGATGCGCGCGCGGGCCGTCGCGAATATCCGGTGGAAGCTGTGTTGTTGGGCAAGCATGGCCCGGTCGATGTTGAAGTGCACAGCCGCTTGTTCAACGCGGCGGAAGGCCTTTACGTCACGGCCGTGCGCGACGTTTCCATGCGTCGCCGCGCCGAGCGCGCCGAGCAGGCCGACGTCGCCAAGTCACAATTCCTCGCCAACATGAGCCACGAGTTGCGTACGCCGCTCAACGCCATCATTGGCTATTCCGAGCTCATCAGCGAGGAGAGCGAGGAAGCGCCCACGCGTGAAGATGCGCAGCGGATTCTCCGCTCCGCGCGCCATCTGCTGCAATTGCTGAACGAGGTGCTTGATCTCTCGAAGATCGAAGCCGGCAGCATGGAGATGATGGTGGAAGAGTGCGACTTGAGCGCCATGGCCGGCGACGTAAGCGACACGATGCGCGCCGTGGCCTCCGCACGCGGTAACACGCTTGTTGTCTCGCTCTCGCCGGGGCTAAAGCCGGTTCAAGCCGATGCTTTCCGCTTGAAGCAATGCTTGCTTAACCTGACGTCTAATGCCGCGAAATTCTGCGAGAACGGCGTGATCACCATCGCGGTAAAGCAGAGCGTCGGGTGCACTGAGATCGCGATCACCGATACCGGCATCGGCATGACGGACGAGCAAGTGAAGCGTCTTTTCCAGCCGTTCACGCAAGCCGACGCCAGCATCACGCGCAAATATGGCGGCACCGGCCTTGGGCTTTCCATCACGCAGCGTCTGATGCGCTTGATGGGTGGCGAAGTGGAAGTGGTGAGCGCGCCGGGCAAGGGCTCGACGTTCTCGCTCATCCTGCCGCGTCAGGCGGAAGGTGTGGCGCACGCGCCGGTCGCGCTGGCGTCTTAA
- a CDS encoding uracil-DNA glycosylase → MPRKTKTETKAPPDPQAKCPLCPRLVAYREANERAEPTWFNGAAPSFGDPNARLLIVGLAPGRSGANRTGRPFTGDYAGDLLYGTLKKLKLSEGEFRADPNDGLKLKDAMITNAVRCAPPENKPTPAEIATCRPFLTSRTEALSKLRAIMALGSIAHESVLRAHGLKPTAAKFAHGVEFELPSGVWLVSSYHCSRYNTQTRRLTTEMFETVMTRAKELAFA, encoded by the coding sequence ATGCCCAGGAAGACAAAGACCGAGACTAAAGCGCCGCCAGACCCCCAGGCCAAGTGTCCGCTTTGCCCGCGCCTTGTCGCGTATCGTGAAGCTAACGAACGCGCCGAGCCGACTTGGTTCAATGGCGCAGCGCCTTCGTTCGGTGATCCTAACGCACGGCTCCTGATCGTCGGCCTCGCGCCCGGCCGCAGCGGCGCCAATCGCACAGGGCGGCCATTCACCGGCGATTACGCCGGCGACCTGCTCTACGGCACGCTGAAGAAACTAAAGCTCTCGGAAGGGGAGTTTCGCGCCGACCCGAACGATGGCCTGAAACTCAAAGACGCGATGATCACCAACGCAGTGCGTTGCGCGCCGCCGGAGAACAAGCCGACCCCGGCGGAGATCGCGACGTGCCGACCGTTTCTGACGTCGCGCACAGAAGCATTATCGAAGCTGCGCGCCATCATGGCGCTCGGCTCGATCGCGCATGAAAGCGTGCTGCGCGCACATGGTCTCAAACCCACCGCGGCCAAATTCGCACACGGTGTCGAGTTCGAGCTGCCGAGCGGCGTGTGGCTCGTCTCCAGCTATCATTGCTCGCGCTACAACACCCAGACGCGCCGGCTCACCACCGAGATGTTCGAAACCGTGATGACGCGCGCGAAAGAACTGGCGTTCGCTTAA
- a CDS encoding NYN domain-containing protein: MNLLDRLIHPDERIALFIDGANLYSAAKGLTFDIDYRKLLDEFKQHGRLVRAYYYTALVEDQDFSPIRPLVDWLDYNGYSLVTKPAKEYTDANGRRRFKGDMDVEITVDLLQATAFVDHAFLFSGDGDFRAAIEAVQRKGMRVSVVSTIKSNPPMASDDVRRTADNFVDLVDLANLIGRPPRERSEGRHDYAQEDKDRD, from the coding sequence ATGAATTTGCTCGACCGCCTCATTCATCCCGACGAACGCATTGCGCTCTTCATTGACGGCGCAAATCTCTATTCGGCGGCGAAGGGGCTGACCTTCGACATCGACTACCGCAAGCTCTTGGACGAGTTCAAGCAGCATGGCCGCCTCGTGCGCGCTTATTACTACACGGCGCTCGTTGAAGATCAGGACTTCTCACCGATCCGCCCCTTGGTCGATTGGCTCGATTACAACGGCTACTCGCTCGTGACGAAGCCCGCCAAGGAATACACCGACGCCAATGGCCGCCGCCGCTTCAAAGGCGACATGGACGTCGAAATCACCGTCGATCTGCTGCAAGCGACGGCATTCGTCGACCACGCCTTCTTGTTCTCCGGCGACGGCGATTTCCGCGCCGCGATCGAGGCGGTGCAGCGCAAGGGGATGCGCGTCAGTGTCGTCTCCACAATCAAGTCGAATCCGCCGATGGCGTCCGATGACGTGCGGCGCACGGCAGACAATTTTGTCGATCTGGTCGATTTGGCTAATCTGATTGGCCGCCCGCCACGGGAGCGCTCGGAAGGCCGACACGATTATGCCCAGGAAGACAAAGACCGAGACTAA